From Acidimicrobiales bacterium:
ACACGGCTCGGGCGGCCAGCGCCTGCGCCCACTCGAGCGTCGAGGTCGGGCGGCGGGCCGGATCGAGGCTCATCATCGCGAGGACGTGGTCGGCGAGCTCCTCCCGCCCGCCGATCGTCGCCGCGGCCACGAGGGTGGCCCGGTTCCTGGTGTTGTCGCCGGTGACCGGCGGCTCACCGGTGATGGCGAAGAACGCCGTCGCGCCGAGGCCGTAGCGGTCGGCCGCCTCGGTGTAGGGCGCGCCGCCGAGCAGCTCGGGCGCGAGGTACGCCGGGGTGCCGGCGATCGAGACGGGCGCCGACTGCACGAGCCGGACGAACCCGAAGTCGACCAGCGTGGCCGACGCCCCGTTGACGATCACGTTCGCCGGCTTGATGTCCCGGTGGAGGATCGGGTAGCCGGCGACGCTGCCGCTGTGGAGGTAGTCGACGGCGGCGGCGACCTTCGCGACGATCCGCACCACGTCGAGCAGGTCGCGATCCGGGCTCCTCGACACCCACTCGCCGAGCGTCGCCCCCGCGACCCAGTTCATCACCAGGTACAGCGTCGGCTGCCTCGGGTCGGCGGCGCCGGGACCGTGCGGCACGGGGCCGTCGAACACCTCCCGCACCTTCACCAGCGCCGGGTGGTCGAGCGACCGCACCACCTCCGCCTGCTGGCGCCACCGCTGGCGCCACTGGGCGATCTCGCCCAGGTGGCGCTCGTGGATGACCTTCACGGCGACGGGGAAGGCGACGCCATCCACGCGGACGGCGCCCCGCCACAGCTCGCCCTCGCCGCCGCGCGACCGCACCTCCATCAGCTCGTAGCGGTCCGGGTCGTCGAACGGGCCGGCCCGCAACGCCGTGCTCGCGGCCGACCCGGGCCGCGACCCACCGGCACCCGTCATGCCCCCTCCTTGTCCGGGTGAGGATAGTCGCCCCTTCCGCGCTGCTTGTCCCGACCTGGGCGCACGCGGCCGGGCGTGCGGAGGAGCTAGGCCGAGCGGCGCAGGGGTGGGGCGTCGAGGGGGCAGTGGTGGTCGTCGGCGACGGCGGGCCGGGGGGCGACCGCCCGGTCGGGGTCGCGGATCGTCGCCGCGGCCAGCAGGCCGCCGGCGACGGCCATGCCCGCCGTGATCAGCG
This genomic window contains:
- a CDS encoding serine/threonine-protein kinase — protein: MTGAGGSRPGSAASTALRAGPFDDPDRYELMEVRSRGGEGELWRGAVRVDGVAFPVAVKVIHERHLGEIAQWRQRWRQQAEVVRSLDHPALVKVREVFDGPVPHGPGAADPRQPTLYLVMNWVAGATLGEWVSRSPDRDLLDVVRIVAKVAAAVDYLHSGSVAGYPILHRDIKPANVIVNGASATLVDFGFVRLVQSAPVSIAGTPAYLAPELLGGAPYTEAADRYGLGATAFFAITGEPPVTGDNTRNRATLVAAATIGGREELADHVLAMMSLDPARRPTSTLEWAQALAARAV